From a single Lytechinus variegatus isolate NC3 chromosome 9, Lvar_3.0, whole genome shotgun sequence genomic region:
- the LOC121421564 gene encoding SCY1-like protein 2, whose product MEMLNKLKSTVGGFIGNPVMREYEVIRHVGSGGPGCLWKIYLAVKRSTKQEAGVFVFEKKLLERFAKKDREPLLEILRKGSTQLTRLRHPCVLTVQHPLEETRESLAFATEPVFASLANILGCHDNMPTPIPPDIGEHKLFEVEIKYGLLQLTDALKFLHNDVHMVHGNISPASIILNGNGAWKLAGFDFVIPSLSPPDQPASFPSRELMNNISALLQPDLNYLAPEYQLTQSCDTSSDMFSLGMLMYSVINNGKLFHDCNENLATFKQKSEQLRSLNISLLSSLPDGLKEYVKMLLSTTPTIRPDADQLGKIPYFDDVGAMTLQYVDSLFQQESKQKAQFFKGLPKVISTLPKRVVQQRILPCLCKEFMNPDMVPFVLPNVLLIAEQCTDQEYVKLVLPSLKNVFKMQEPVQILLIFMQRMTLLLTKTPSDDIKNHVLPMVYRALESSSAQIQELCLNILPTFAGMIEYNSIKHSIVPRMKKLCLETSLLAVRVGCLVSLGKMLEHMDKWFVLDDIIPLLLQIPSREPAVLMGILGIIKVAMTHKKLGISKDVAATKLLPFLFPLSIDNNLNLNQFNAYMSVIRDLIKLVEKEQRVKLEQLNALQEEQKTSVEFAQKLQTSQGDGDVPLSSRGESNTSGGTGIDQMFGLDSHSNGKSSPVIEKHSPSSSISQANSSSSKRPEPAPVRPSQVSLSLEEKQRLQKEQEFQQRLKNQKAIQPEDAVKQPSSSTAKDLTGSLMDSRSKGQGQAAGVDSVGMGTRTGGSGNTGFLSSGISSMNSSPYSPSSTMSAGSVVGTGGMGLSNSSLLSQPVGNVPQRVPQMGQPSQVKKNIDMSAFDSLLAPSQSQKSNRTLNQMSSANSPHPANPPMGQNSFQRPQVGMAQAAFGQGSQGGMGQGSFGNMNYQGQGAFGQQGMMGSYGGGSAGTGQRSLPRSNVQQQGTGMAAGFDPFASIGATSQQKQKAIGGDNLLDFLG is encoded by the exons ATGGAGATGCTGAATAAATTGAAAAGTACGGTTGGTGGGTTTATCGGGAACCCAGTGATGAGAGAATATGAGGTCATTCGGCATGTCGGTAGCGGCGGTCCCGGGTGTTTGTGGAAGATCTATCTTGCTGTCAAAAGATCAACGAAACAG GAAGCAGGTGTATTTGTATTCGAGAAGAAACTCCTGGAAAGATTTGCCAAAAAGGATAGAGAACCATTGTTAGAGATCTTACGTAAGGGTTCAACCCAGTTGACCAGGCTAAGACATCCGTGTGTGCTTACGGTTCAACATCCATTGGAAGAAACAAG GGAAAGCCTGGCGTTTGCTACAGAGCCTGTCTTTGCCAGCCTAGCCAATATATTAGGTTGCCATGACAACATGCCGACGCCCATACCACCGGACATTGGAGAACACAAGTTGTTTGAAGTCGAGATCAAATATGGCCTTCTACAG TTAACAGATGCCTTGAAGTTTCTTCATAATGATGTTCATATGGTCCATGGTAATATTTCACCGGCGAGTATTATCTTGAATGGTAATGGAGCCTGGAAGCTAGCTGGATTTGACTTTGTTATTCCTTCCTTATCACCACCTGATCAACCA GCTAGTTTCCCTTCACGTGAACTTATGAACAATATCTCAGCATTGCTTCAGCCAGACCTGAACTACTTGGCTCCGGAGTACCAGTTAACACAGAGCTGCGATACGTCCAGTGATATGTTCAGTCTTGGTATGTTAATGTACTCCGTGATCAACAACGGCAAACTCTTCCATGATTGCAACGAGAATCTTGCCACATTTAAACAGAAATCTGAACAG tTGCGAAGTCTGAATATATCTTTATTATCAAGCCTTCCTGATGGTTTGAAAGAGTATGTGAAGATGTTACTTAGTACCACACCAACCATCAGACCGGACGCTGATCAACTAGGAAAG ATTCCATATTTTGACGACGTTGGTGCCATGACTCTCCAGTACGTTGACTCATTGTTTCAACAAGAAAGCAAACAGAAAGCTCAATTCTTCAAAGGTCTTCCAAAAGTAATCTCAACTCTTCCCAAG AGGGTTGTTCAGCAGAGAATACTACCATGCTTGTGTAAGGAGTTCATGAATCCTGACATGGTGCCGTTTGTCTTACCCAATGTACTCCTCATCGCCGAACAATGCACCGATCAGGAGTATGTGAAGCTGGTCTTACCGAGCCTAAAGAATGTCTTCAAGATGCAAGAACCTGTTCAG ATTTTACTGATCTTCATGCAACGGATGACCCTTCTACTCACCAAGACGCCCTCTGATGACATCAAGAATCATGTTCTACCCATGGTGTATAGAGCTTTAGAATCGTCTTCAGCTCAGATACAG gAACTATGTTTAAATATTCTACCTACATTTGCTGGGATGATAGAGTATAACTCCATCAAACATTCCATAGTCCCACGAATGAAGAAACTTTGCTTGGAGACATCTCTACTGGCG GTTCGTGTGGGATGTCTGGTTAGCCTGGGAAAGATGCTAGAGCACATGGATAAATGGTTTGTCCTTGATGACATCATTCCACTCCTTCTACAGATTCCATCAAGAGAGCCGGCTGTTCTTATGGGAATCTTGG gTATCATCAAAGTGGCTATGACCCATAAGAAGCTGGGAATCAGCAAGGATGTCGCTGCCACTAAGTTACTTCCATTCCTCTTCCCGCTCTCCATTGATAATAACCTCAATCTAAATCAG TTTAACGCATACATGTCAGTGATAAGAGACCTCATCAAATTGGTTGAGAAGGAACAAAGAGTCAAACTGGAACAACTCAATGCTTTACAAGAAGAACAAAA GACATCAGTGGAATTTGCCCAGAAGCTACAAACCAGTCAAGGAGATGGAGATGTTCCATTGTCATCGAGAGGGGAGAGCAATACTTCTGGAGGGACAGGA ATTGACCAGATGTTTGGTTTGGACAGTCACAGTAATGGAAAGAGCAGCCCCGTGATCGAGAAACACTCCCCATCCAGCTCTATCAGCCAAGCAAACAGCTCCTCCAGCAAGAGACCGGAACCTGCTCCTGTACGTCCGTCCCAGGTCTCCCTGAGCCTGGAGGAGAAACAGCGTCTTCAGAAGGAGCAGGAGTTCCAACAAAGATTGAAGAATCAGAAGGCAATTCAGCCTGAAGATGCTGTGAAGCAACCGTCAAGTTCTACTGCCAAGGATCTGACGGGGTCACTAATGGATTCTAGGAGTAAAGGTCAAGGCCAAGCTGCGGGAGTGGACAGTGTGGGTATGGGCACCAGGACAGGTGGAAGTGGCAATACTGGTTTTCTCTCAAGCGGGATTAGCAGCATGAACAGTTCACCTTACTCACCATCAAGTACTATGTCTGCAGGGAGTGTCGTTGGGACAGGGGGAATGGGCCTTTCAAATTCTTCCTTGCTCTCGCAGCCGGTCGGTAACGTGCCACAGAGGGTTCCTCAAATGGGCCAACCGTCTCAAGTGAAAAAGAACATTGACATGTCAGCGTTTGATTCTCTCCTAGCTCCCTCCCAGTCGCAGAAGTCCAACAGGACGCTCAATCAAATGTCTTCGGCGAATTCCCCACACCCCGCTAACCCTCCAATGGGGCAGAACTCTTTCCAGAGACCTCAAGTTGGCATGGCCCAGGCGGCATTTGGTCAGGGGTCGCAGGGAGGCATGGGTCAGGGGTCATTCGGAAATATGAATTATCAAGGACAGGGTGCCTTTGGACAGCAAGGCATGATGGGAAGTTACGGCGGAGGCTCTGCGGGcacaggtcaaaggtcgttGCCGAGGTCAAACGTGCAGCAACAAGGAACGGGAATGGCTGCAGGATTTGATCCATTTGCCAGCATCGGTGCAACGAGTCAACAGAAGCAGAAGGCTATTGGTGGGGACAACCTACTGGATTTTCTAGGATAG